One genomic region from Zalophus californianus isolate mZalCal1 chromosome 2, mZalCal1.pri.v2, whole genome shotgun sequence encodes:
- the GRSF1 gene encoding G-rich sequence factor 1 isoform X2 gives MESKTTYLEDLPPLPEYELASSKLGEEVDDVYLIRAQGLPWSCTIEDVVNFFSDCRIRNGENGIHFLLNRDGKRRGDALIEMESEQDVQKALEKHRMYMGQRYVEVYEINNEDVDALMKSLQVKSSPVVNDGVVRLRGLPYSCNEKDIVDFFAGLNIVDITFVMDYRGRRKTGEAYVQFEEPEMANQALLKHREEIGNRYIEIFPSRRNEVRTHVGSHKGKKMASSPTAKYITEPEMVFEEHEVNEDIRPMTAFESEKEIELPKEMSEKLPEAVDFGTTSSLHFVHMRGLPFQANAQDIINFFAPLKPVRITMEYSSNGKATGEADVHFDTHEDAVAAMLKDRSHVHHRYIELFLNSCPKGK, from the exons GAGTCCAAAACTACCTACCTGGAAGACCTTCCACCTCTCCCTGAGTATGAATTGGCTTCATCCAAGCTAGGAGAAGAAGTGGATGATGTTTATCTCATTCGAGCTCAAGGACTGCCATGGTCATGCACTATAGAAGATGTGGTTAACTTTTTCTCag ACTGCAGAATCCGAAATGGTGAGAATGGAATACACTTCCTCTTAAACAGAGATGGGAAACGAAGGGGTGATGCCTTAATTGAAATGGAATCAGAGCAGGATGTGCAAAAAGCCTTAGAAAAGCATCGCATGTACATGGGACAACGATATGTGGAAG TGTATGAGATAAACAACGAAGATGTGGATGCCTTAATGAAGAGCCTGCAGGTCAAGTCTTCACCCGTGGTAAATGATGGAGTGGTTCGCTTGAGAGGACTTCCGTATAGTTGCAATGAGAAAGACATCGTAGACTTCTTTGCAG GACTGAATATAGTAGACATTACTTTTGTCATGGActacagagggagaagaaaaacaggagaagCCTATGTGCAGTTTGAAGAACCAGAAATGGCCAACCAAGCTCTGTTGAAACATAGGGAAGAAATTGGTAACCG GTATATAGAGATATTTCCAAGCAGAAGGAATGAAGTCCGAACACATGTTGGTTctcataagggaaagaaaatggcaTCTTCTCCTACTGCTAAGTATATAACTGAGCCAGAAATGGTCTTTGAAGAACATGAAGTAAATGAGGATATTCGACCCATGACAGCTTTTGAAAGTGAGAAGGAAATAG AACTGCCTAAGGAGATGTCAGAAAAGCTTCCAGAGGCTGTTGATTTTGGAACTACATCTTCACTACATTTTGTCCACATGAGAGGATTGCCTTTCCAAGCTAATGCCCAAGACATTATAAAC tTCTTTGCTCCGCTGAAGCCTGTTAGAATCACCATGGAATACAGTTCTAATGGGAAGGCCACTGGAGAAGCTGACGTGCACTTCGATACCCATGAGGATGCTGTTGCAGCTATGCTCAAGGATCGGTCCCATGTTC ACCATAGATATATTGAATTGTTCCTGAATTCATGTCCAAAGGGAAAATAA